One genomic region from Flavobacterium lindanitolerans encodes:
- a CDS encoding PLP-dependent aminotransferase family protein, whose protein sequence is MAQLNHNFNSVKKRNHAEKLKETLYLKIAKIIEEQIQSDTLRLGDKLPSIRSAQKLYNVSINTAKQAYLELESRSLIESRPKSGYYVSKTSQRKLALPTVAKISSTEKEKTPEDLIDKVFGTIAKSDFTQFALGIPGKNFLPLAKLNKSLINTVRRRNDGGTAYEPVQGNEHLLREVAKWSLVLEGKITEDDLVITSGAMNAIYNALMAVTKPGDSVAVESPVYFGFLQAIQLLGLKAVEIPTHPIFGVDLDALKKVLPNIAACCFVTNFNNPLGFQMPDENKKELVRLITEYNVPLIEDDIYGNLFFGAERPKPCKFYDEAGLVLWSGSVSKTLAPGYRVGWIAPGKFKDKIIRQKLVQTVCNPSLYSDVIADFLEHGRYDHHLRTFRNKLYANYLQIQRAVEAYFPDNTKISQPKGGFMLWLELDKRICTEDLYDVAGNQKINFAPGRMFSQYNQYNNCMRLNYALEWTDRVENDLEKLGKLIKNSI, encoded by the coding sequence ATGGCTCAACTAAATCACAACTTTAATAGTGTAAAAAAAAGAAACCATGCAGAAAAACTCAAGGAAACGCTATACCTGAAGATTGCCAAAATTATTGAAGAGCAGATTCAAAGCGATACTTTGCGCTTGGGAGACAAATTGCCATCGATACGTAGCGCCCAGAAGTTATACAATGTTAGTATCAATACTGCCAAGCAGGCCTATCTGGAGCTCGAAAGCCGTTCGCTGATTGAATCACGTCCAAAATCAGGTTATTACGTCAGTAAGACATCGCAACGTAAGCTTGCCCTGCCTACTGTGGCTAAAATTAGCAGTACTGAAAAAGAGAAAACTCCGGAAGACCTGATTGACAAAGTATTTGGAACCATTGCCAAATCTGATTTTACTCAATTTGCGTTGGGAATTCCGGGAAAAAATTTTCTCCCGTTGGCTAAATTAAATAAAAGCCTTATCAATACTGTTCGTCGCAGAAATGACGGCGGTACTGCTTACGAGCCCGTACAAGGCAACGAGCATCTGCTTCGCGAAGTGGCAAAATGGTCGCTCGTTCTGGAAGGAAAAATAACCGAAGACGACCTTGTCATTACTTCCGGTGCGATGAATGCCATTTACAATGCGCTGATGGCCGTAACCAAACCAGGCGATTCCGTAGCCGTAGAAAGCCCTGTTTATTTCGGATTTCTGCAGGCCATACAGTTGCTTGGGTTAAAAGCGGTCGAAATTCCTACCCATCCTATTTTTGGCGTAGACCTGGATGCCTTAAAAAAAGTGCTTCCTAACATAGCAGCCTGTTGTTTTGTGACCAATTTTAATAATCCGTTAGGTTTCCAGATGCCTGATGAGAATAAGAAAGAATTGGTACGGCTCATTACAGAATATAATGTTCCGCTAATTGAGGACGATATTTACGGTAATTTATTCTTTGGTGCAGAACGCCCCAAACCCTGCAAGTTTTATGATGAAGCAGGACTTGTGCTGTGGAGCGGTTCTGTTTCTAAAACGCTGGCTCCCGGTTATCGCGTGGGTTGGATTGCTCCCGGCAAATTCAAAGATAAAATTATACGGCAAAAATTGGTGCAGACCGTCTGTAATCCGTCACTTTATTCGGATGTTATTGCTGATTTTTTAGAACATGGCCGTTATGACCACCATCTTCGCACGTTCCGAAACAAGCTATATGCCAACTACCTGCAGATTCAGCGTGCCGTTGAAGCTTATTTCCCGGACAATACCAAAATCTCCCAACCTAAAGGAGGTTTTATGTTATGGCTGGAATTGGACAAACGCATTTGTACCGAAGACCTTTATGATGTAGCCGGAAACCAGAAGATTAATTTTGCTCCGGGAAGAATGTTCTCCCAATACAACCAATACAACAATTGCATGCGTTTGAATTATGCTCTGGAATGGACTGATCGTGTAGAAAACGACCTGGAAAAATTAGGAAAACTGATAAAAAACAGCATTTAA
- a CDS encoding GNAT family N-acetyltransferase: MNTNKETDNIRIVTYEPQYQEAFKSLNTEWISKYFEIEAADTIALDHPKEYILDKGGEIFIALLNDEPVGVCAMIKMQEDFDYEMAKMAVSPKAQGKGIGLLLGRFVIDWATKNNATTIYLESNTQLVPAINLYYKLGFKEIKRKNSPYKRANIQMLLELGNKE, from the coding sequence ATGAACACAAATAAAGAAACAGACAACATCAGGATTGTCACTTATGAACCCCAATACCAGGAAGCTTTCAAATCCTTAAATACCGAATGGATTTCAAAGTATTTTGAAATTGAAGCTGCAGATACTATCGCATTAGACCATCCCAAAGAATATATCCTTGACAAAGGTGGTGAAATTTTTATAGCCCTTTTGAATGATGAGCCTGTAGGCGTTTGTGCTATGATTAAAATGCAGGAAGATTTTGATTATGAAATGGCGAAAATGGCCGTTAGCCCAAAAGCACAGGGAAAAGGCATTGGACTACTGTTGGGCAGATTTGTGATTGATTGGGCTACTAAAAACAACGCTACAACAATCTACCTGGAAAGTAATACTCAATTGGTGCCCGCTATCAATCTTTATTACAAGCTGGGATTTAAAGAGATTAAAAGAAAAAATTCCCCTTATAAACGAGCTAATATACAGATGCTTCTGGAACTTGGAAATAAAGAGTAA